One window of Candidatus Nitrosocosmicus arcticus genomic DNA carries:
- a CDS encoding response regulator, translating into MVICDFIRKNQISLFGDMEFKILIAEDNVETALLYKMILEPRSHVVYTTSDGEECLKTFKQTHFEYSTLSYENKQQYNNLGVKAFDLVILDIEIPKRNGIDVAKEICVIRPNQRILFLSSNIDKLANSILYVKNNIEAMEKPSTNDEIVAKVEQKGK; encoded by the coding sequence ATGGTAATCTGCGACTTTATAAGAAAAAATCAAATTAGTCTTTTCGGTGATATGGAATTCAAAATCCTCATAGCAGAAGATAATGTTGAAACTGCTTTATTGTATAAGATGATTCTAGAACCAAGATCGCATGTTGTTTACACGACATCCGATGGTGAAGAATGCCTGAAAACATTTAAACAGACCCATTTTGAGTATTCGACATTGTCGTATGAAAACAAACAACAGTATAATAATTTGGGTGTCAAAGCATTTGACTTGGTTATTTTAGATATCGAGATACCCAAAAGAAACGGAATTGATGTTGCGAAAGAAATATGCGTAATACGCCCTAACCAAAGAATATTGTTCTTATCTTCAAATATAGACAAATTAGCAAATTCTATTCTCTATGTGAAAAACAACATTGAAGCAATGGAAAAGCCATCTACAAATGATGAGATTGTAGCTAAAGTAGAACAAAAAGGAAAATAA
- a CDS encoding protein-tyrosine phosphatase family protein: MRQGIRCIVTIKETSLSSKYFETKKPEGYDKKIVVDYLHIKVEDHDAPNVEVLVKTTDYINNHIENGKPVLVHCNAGRGRTGCLGN; the protein is encoded by the coding sequence TTGCGTCAAGGTATTAGATGTATAGTCACTATAAAAGAAACATCATTATCTTCAAAATATTTTGAAACTAAGAAACCTGAGGGTTATGACAAGAAAATAGTTGTAGACTACCTTCACATAAAAGTAGAAGACCATGATGCGCCAAACGTAGAAGTCTTGGTAAAAACAACGGACTATATAAATAATCATATAGAAAATGGAAAACCAGTCCTTGTTCATTGTAATGCTGGAAGAGGAAGGACGGGGTGTTTAGGTAATTGA
- a CDS encoding dihydrofolate reductase family protein, which translates to MGASLDGFIARENGDISWLDDANKKVTHGEDFGFNSFLESVDQIIMGRKTFEAVISFDQWPYKDTRLIVLTSKNLQIPEKLNKTVTASNISSPEQLFKELDGQSINHIYVDGGIAIHDFLSAGLVDEITVTIVPILIGKGKSFSGLLPKDLSLQHLKTIVYDFGFVQNKCKINK; encoded by the coding sequence ATTGGTGCTAGTCTCGACGGATTCATTGCAAGAGAGAATGGAGATATAAGTTGGTTAGATGATGCTAACAAGAAAGTTACTCATGGTGAGGATTTTGGATTCAATAGTTTCTTAGAGTCTGTGGATCAAATAATTATGGGAAGGAAAACTTTTGAGGCGGTTATATCCTTTGACCAATGGCCATACAAAGACACTAGATTGATCGTATTGACCTCAAAGAATCTTCAAATCCCTGAGAAATTGAATAAAACTGTAACAGCATCAAACATATCATCCCCTGAACAATTGTTTAAAGAGTTAGATGGTCAATCTATTAATCACATATATGTAGACGGTGGCATAGCAATTCATGATTTTTTATCAGCAGGATTGGTTGATGAAATCACTGTTACTATAGTACCAATACTTATAGGAAAAGGAAAATCATTTAGTGGATTATTGCCAAAGGATTTGTCTTTGCAACATTTAAAAACAATAGTATATGATTTTGGTTTTGTTCAAAATAAATGTAAGATCAATAAATAA